One stretch of Arachis duranensis cultivar V14167 chromosome 1, aradu.V14167.gnm2.J7QH, whole genome shotgun sequence DNA includes these proteins:
- the LOC107483472 gene encoding pentatricopeptide repeat-containing protein At5g46580, chloroplastic, with amino-acid sequence MAAPLSSITDILFTDTKRTRFTTNTNTNTATTNSNPNPLKPKTLRKKFPIYCTTSKSTPEAASTTTKKNPSLSEQLTPLANKTLSTSIGIQPNVLSKPKSTWVNPTKPKRSVLSHQRQKRAPYSYTPQLRDFQLFAQKINECGNSDDEFSDMVKEIPHTLTRENALLVLNSLKPWPKTHMFLHWMRTQNLIPMETIFYNVTMKSLRFGRQFQLIEELAHQMFDDGIELDNITYSTIISCAKKCNLFDKAVYWFERMYKTGLMPDEVTYSAILDVYAKLGKVQEVINLYERGRATGWKPDPITFSVLGKMFGEAGDYDGIRYVLQEMKSIGVQPNLVVYNTLLEAMGKAGKPGFARSLFEEMIESGVEPNEKTLTAVIKIYGKARWSRDALELWERMKENGWPMDFILYNTLLNMCADVGLVEEAETLFKDMKQSEHTKPDSYSYTAMLNIYGSEGDVDSAMELFEEMSRLGIQLNVMGCTCLIQCLGKAMEFDDLVRVFDVAIERGVKPDDRLCGSLLSVLSLSQGSKDDEEKVLSCLRKANPKLVAFIQLIVDEETRFEAVKEEFKVIMSNASVEVRRPFCNCLIDICRNKDLQERAHELLYLGTLFGLYPGLHNKTNSEWCLDVRSLSVGAALTALEEWMWTLTKIVQREEALPEFFLAQTGTGVHKFAQGLNISFASHLKKLAAPFNPSEEKAGCFVATREDLIYWVRSKFSSAAVAT; translated from the coding sequence ATGGCTGCGCCACTCTCTTCAATCACTGATATCCTCTTCACGGACACCAAGAGAACAAGATTCACCACCAACACAAATACCAACACCGCCACCACCAACTCTAACCCTAACCCTCTGAAGCCAAAAACACTTAGAAAAAAATTCCCCATTTACTGCACCACTTCAAAATCCACCCCAGAAGCTGCTTCCACaactaccaagaagaaccctTCTTTGTCTGAACAACTCACTCCTCTCGCCAACAAAACCTTATCAACCTCCATTGGAATCCAACCCAATGTTCTTTCGAAGCCAAAGTCAACGTGGGTCAACCCCACAAAACCCAAACGCTCGGTGCTCTCGCACCAGAGGCAGAAGCGCGCCCCTTACTCCTACACTCCTCAGCTCAGAGATTTTCAACTCTTTGCGCAAAAGATCAATGAATGTGGCAATTCTGATGATGAgttctctgatatggtgaagGAAATCCCGCACACACTTACTAGAGAAAACGCGCTTTTGGTGCTTAATAGCTTGAAGCCATGGCCGAAGACCCACATGTTCTTGCATTGGATGCGGACCCAGAATTTGATTCCCATGGAAACAATCTTCTACAATGTCACAATGAAGTCTTTGAGGTTTGGGAGACAGTTTCAGCTGATTGAAGAACTTGCACACCAGATGTTTGATGATGGTATTGAGTTAGATAACATTACTTACTCTACAATCATTTCATGTGCAAAGAAGTGCAATCTTTTTGATAAGGCCGTGTACTGGTTTGAGAGAATGTACAAGACCGGTTTGATGCCGGATGAGGTAACTTACTCTGCTATATTGGATGTTTATGCTAAGTTAGGGAAGGTGCAAGAGGTGATAAACTTGTATGAGAGAGGGAGAGCAACTGGGTGGAAGCCGGACCCAATAACATTCTCTGTGTTGGGGAAGATGTTTGGTGAGGCCGGGGACTATGATGGCATTAGGTATGTTTTGCAAGAGATGAAGTCTATTGGGGTTCAGCCAAATCTGGTTGTGTACAACACCTTGTTGGAGGCAATGGGGAAGGCCGGGAAGCCGGGTTTTGCTAGGAGCCTTTTTGAGGAAATGATTGAGTCGGGGGTAGAACCGAACGAGAAGACGCTAACTGCTGTTATTAAGATATATGGTAAGGCTAGGTGGTCTAGAGATGCTTTGGAGTTGTGGGAGAGGATGAAGGAAAATGGCTGGCCTATGGATTTCATTCTGTATAATACGCTGTTGAACATGTGCGCGGATGTTGGGTTGGTGGAGGAGGCCGAGACTCTCTTCAAGGACATGAAACAGTCCGAGCATACTAAACCTGATAGCTATAGTTACACAGCAATGCTCAACATATATGGGAGTGAGGGAGATGTCGATAGCGCAATGGAGTTGTTTGAAGAGATGTCAAGGTTGGGGATCCAACTCAACGTGATGGGGTGTACCTGCTTGATTCAGTGCTTAGGGAAGGCTATGGAGTTTGATGATCTGGTCAGAGTTTTTGATGTTGCTATTGAGAGGGGAGTTAAGCCTGATGATAGGCTATGCGGTTCCTTGCTATCTGTTTTGTCTCTGTCTCAGGGTAGCAAGGACGACGAGGAAAAGGTCCTTTCTTGTTTGCGTAAAGCTAACCCGAAATTGGTTGCCTTTATTCAGTTGATTGTAGATGAAGAAACTAGATTCGAGGCTGTCAAGGAAGAGTTCAAGGTGATAATGAGCAATGCTTCGGTTGAAGTTCGAAGACCCTTCTGTAACTGCTTGATTGACATATGTAGAAACAAAGATCTACAAGAGAGAGCACATGAGCTACTCTACCTGGGAACCTTGTTTGGATTATACCCTGGTTTACACAACAAAACCAATAGCGAATGGTGTTTAGATGTTCGATCATTGTCGGTTGGCGCAGCTCTAACTGCACTCGAAGAGTGGATGTGGACACTCACCAAAATCGTTCAGCGGGAGGAGGCACTTCCAGAGTTTTTCCTAGCACAAACTGGTACCGGTGTTCATAAGTTCGCGCAAGGACTGAACATTTCTTTTGCATCTCATTTGAAGAAACTAGCTGCTCCATTTAATCCAAGTGAGGAAAAAGCTGGTTGTTTTGTTGCAACTAGAGAGGATTTGATCTATTGGGTTAGGTCAAAGTTTTCATCAGCAGCTGTTGCAACATAG
- the LOC107483480 gene encoding protein phosphatase 2C 29, producing the protein MGSGVSTLCSCLEPAPNQPDLDNDVIFAATEPLDETLGHSFCYVRSSNRFLSPTHSDRFVSPSASLRFSPTHDPIHRTRPDPPETAFKAISGASVSANSSVPKTVIQLEEEAADCSGNRAAGLGGGTVVNGFESTSSFSALPLQPVPRSGEPSGTFERGGGFFLSGPIESGALSGPLNSGAATAAGVPFSAPLGGVYVRKKRKNGVSGFRKAFQRGVPEKKRPWVVPVLNFVGRKEVQACEGKPATVGADDVAREESNVQWALGKAGEDRVHVVVSEEQGWLFVGIYDGFNGPDAPEFLMGHLYRAVHNELQGLFWEAEEAEGRKDNIPAAEVAAEVKNSEGDAIEDSISHSATAAVKKVTFQVEGTESRRRRLWEFLAEDPEDGLDLSGSDRFAFSVDDALSVNNANAGSAVSRRWLLLSKLKHGLSKHKEGQGRRLLPWSFGAEGKDEKVETEAENPAEEKFSSGGGRSGGRRRKVGPVDHDLVLRALSRALEVTELAYLDMTDKLLDTNPELALMGSCLLVSLMRDEDVYVMNVGDSRAIVAHYEPKEGAAACTGSRFKSTESIVEESSAGESTGKLGNEDPAPEMRLAALQLSTDHSTCIKEEVNRIKNEHPDDAQCIVNDRVKGRLKVTRAFGAGFLKQPKLNDAVLEMFRNEYIGTAPYISCSPSLRHHRLCPRDQFLILSSDGLYQYLNNEEVVSQVESFMEKFPEGDPAQHLIEELLLRAAKKAGMGFHELLDIPHGDRRKYHDDVTVMVISLEGRIWKSSGRYL; encoded by the exons ATGGGAAGTGGAGTCTCTACCTTGTGTTCCTGCCTCGAACCGGCGCCGAACCAACCGGACCTCGACAACGACGTGATCTTCGCCGCCACCGAACCGCTTGACGAAACTCTCGGCCATTCCTTCTGCTATGTCAGATCCTCCAACCGATTTCTCTCGCCAACACACTCCGATCGCTTCGTTTCCCCCTCTGCCTCACTCCGTTTCTCTCCAACTCACGACCCGATCCACAGAACCCGGCCCGACCCACCCGAAACTGCTTTCAAGGCCATTTCGGGAGCCTCCGTTAGTGCCAACAGCTCCGTTCCCAAGACAGTTATTCAGTTAGAAGAAGAGGCCGCCGACTGTTCCGGTAACAGAGCAGCTGGATTAGGAGGAGGGACCGTTGTCAACGGTTTCGAGAGTACGTCGTCCTTTAGCGCGCTACCGCTCCAGCCGGTTCCTCGCAGTGGAGAGCCTTCTGGAACATTCGAGAGGGGAGGAGGGTTCTTCCTCTCGGGACCAATCGAGAGCGGTGCGCTCTCCGGGCCGCTTAATTCCGGCGCCGCCACCGCCGCCGGAGTCCCGTTCTCGGCCCCGCTGGGAGGGGTGTACGTgaggaaaaagaggaagaatgGCGTGTCCGGATTCAGGAAGGCGTTTCAGAGGGGTGTGCCAGAGAAGAAGCGGCCGTGGGTGGTGCCGGTGCTGAACTTCGTCGGGAGGAAGGAAGTTCAGGCTTGCGAGGGGAAGCCGGCGACGGTTGGGGCGGATGACGTGGCGAGAGAGGAGAGCAATGTGCAGTGGGCGCTGGGGAAGGCTGGCGAGGACAGGGTGCACGTGGTGGTGTCGGAGGAGCAAGGTTGGTTGTTCGTTGGGATTTACGACGGTTTCAACGGCCCCGACGCGCCGGAGTTCCTGATGGGACATCTCTACCGTGCCGTCCACAACGAACTTCAGGGTCTGTTCTGGGAAGCTGAAGAAGCAGAGGGCAGAAAGGACAATATTCCCGCTGCTGAAGTTGCTGCTGAGGTGAAAAACAGTGAGGGAGATGCCATTGAAGACTCGATCTCTCACTCGGCGACTGCGGCTGTTAAGAAGGTAACGTTTCAGGTGGAGGGAACGGAAAGCAGGAGGCGTAGGCTGTGGGAATTTCTTGCTGAGGACCCTGAAGACGGCCTTGACCTTTCTGGTTCCGATAGGTTTGCGTTTTCCGTGGATGATGCTCTCAGTGTTAACAATGCCAATGCTGGCTCCGCTGTTAGCAGAAGGTGGCTGCTGTTGTCGAAATTGAAGCATGGGTTGTCCAAGCATAAAGAGGGTCAAGGTAGGAGGCTGCTGCCGTGGAGCTTTGGTGCGGAAGGGAAGGATGAGAAGGTGGAAACAGAGGCAGAGAACCCAGCTGAGGAGAAGTTTTCTTCCGGTGGAGGCCGCAGTGGTGGGAGGAGGAGGAAGGTTGGCCCGGTGGACCATGATCTTGTTTTGAGGGCATTATCTCGTGCGCTCGAGGTGACCGAGCTGGCATATTTGGATATGACTGATAAGCTTCTGGATACGAATCCAGAACTTGCTTTGATGGGTTCGTGTTTGTTGGTTTCTCTGATGAGGGATGAGGATGTGTATGTGATGAACGTTGGGGATAGCCGCGCTATTGTTGCTCATTATGAGCCCAAAGAGGGCGCTGCTGCTTGTACAGGATCCAGATTCAAGAGCACGGAGAGTATTGTTGAGGAGTCCTCGGCAGGTGAAAGCACAGGCAAGTTGGGGAACGAGGATCCTGCTCCGGAAATGAGGTTGGCAGCATTGCAGCTGTCAACTGACCACAGCACCTGCATTAAAGAA GAAGTCAATAGAATTAAAAATGAGCACCCTGATGATGCGCAATGCATAGTCAATGATAGAGTAAAAGGTCGTCTCAAGGTCACCAGAGCATTTGGGGCAGGATTTTTGAAACAG CCAAAGCTGAATGATGCGGTGTTAGAAATGTTTCGGAACGAGTATATTGGCACTGCTCCATATATATCCTGCTCTCCTTCGCTACGTCACCATAGATTATGCCCTAGAGATCAGTTCTTGATTCTCTCATCTGATGGGTTATATCAATATCTAAACAATGAAGAAGTTGTTTCTCAAGTGGAGAGCTTCATGGAAAAGTTTCCAGAAGGAGATCCTGCTCAACATTTAATTGAAGAGCTGCTTCTCCGTGCAGCAAAGAAGGCTG GCATGGGTTTTCATGAGTTGCTTGATATCCCACATGGAGATAGGAGGAAATACCATGATGATGTCACTGTCATGGTGATATCACTTGAAGGAAGAATCTGGAAATCCTCTGGGAGGTATCTGTGA